Proteins from a genomic interval of Schistocerca serialis cubense isolate TAMUIC-IGC-003099 unplaced genomic scaffold, iqSchSeri2.2 HiC_scaffold_1261, whole genome shotgun sequence:
- the LOC126438152 gene encoding CDP-diacylglycerol--inositol 3-phosphatidyltransferase — MENVFLFVPNIIGYARIVLALISFYYMPTNHIIASWCYIISSLLDAIDGHAARYFNQSTKFGAMLDQLTDRCGTMCLIVTLSYFYPQHMFLFQLSITIDIACHWIYLHTSLLQGKASHKFIDLSGNPIMRIYYTSRPVLFFMCAGNEAFYASLYLLYFTEGPVVAGLGLFRIVAYLTAPVAFVKALISLLQGYVACNNLAAIDLQDRQAQLTKEQ, encoded by the exons ATGGAGAATGTTTTCTTGTTTGTGCCAAACATCATAG GTTATGCAAGAATTGTGCTTGCCCTTATTTCATTTTACTATATGCCTACAAATCACATTATAGCTTCTTGGTGCTACATCATAAGTTCATTGCTTGATGCAATAGATGGACATGCTGCCAGGTATTTTAATCAAA GTACGAAATTTGGAGCCATGCTGGATCAGCTAACAGATCGATGTGGTACAATGTGCCTAATAGTTACATTGAGCTACTTTTACCCACAACACATGTTCTTGTTCCAATTAAGTATAACAATTGACATAGCTTGTCACTGGATATATCTGCACAC gagtcttcttcAAGGAAAAGCGAGTCACAAGTTTATTGACTTGTCTGGTAACCCAATTATGAGAATCTACTACACATCACGTCCTGTTCTGTTCTTTATGTGTGCAGGAAATGAAGCGTTTTATGCTagtttgtacctcttgtatttcaCTGAAGGTCCTGTAG TTGCAGGCCTGGGTCTCTTCCGTATTGTAGCATATTTAACAGCACCTGTTGCTTTTGTTAAAGCACTTATTTCTCTTCTTCAAGGATATGTAGCATGTAATAATCTGGCGGCAATAGATCTTCAAGATAGACAAGCACAGTTAACAAAAGAACAGTGA